One window of Hydractinia symbiolongicarpus strain clone_291-10 chromosome 3, HSymV2.1, whole genome shotgun sequence genomic DNA carries:
- the LOC130635839 gene encoding uncharacterized protein LOC130635839: MQPYVQLPKVQKHIKFRYDNSPRHGFLKDENQKPLELVLRNAERGMVFVCLADEFGKLHPHRLSKEAGKKLKNFHCIYMKKDQPERLEFRIEVQRGKDMATRRVDCEYLSQLFTKNDVELTLQILNNKITSCIESDKERLKEFVLKNKTENLTKCCRLCVILVLPDADGKYTICCPPVYSDYIWNDNAWKKNSTSRITQQTDTQDYYGEEQQSQRVAGLSPEAEETLMVASVEETSDMQDQDLKGIQYVLPKLQQDEMHNIATPVNHKDIPVPELANENVTQKLVNDTNNNQLPDELLIGASIMIYDYSNTLFHLTHDPVSLYPTQKDCESWVAGLSPEEKEAVIAHPIAVMSHIPEYGKKPISVVDQLEKAFTNINYLSMMLVMYGVSDISSLFLTNKECELWAGLSPGSEESLEVPPIEETADVQGTKSEYAVVTDDVLFLSTETEAPQIQQDVTIVDIYFQGKDGIAHIVAPSESLLPKKGLSHYNENIVMINRSWAIHEQEDSSCKLPMLPAHVSHDQKHLLPSGSKRRIDAPSSSPSKTKVRIREKNDTDESVEKMFNGWGVGLNY, encoded by the exons ATGCAACCATATGTACAGCTTCCGAAAGTCCAA AAACACATCAAGTTTCGATATGATAATTCACCAAGGCATGGATTCCTGAAGGACGAAAATCAGAAGCCTCTGGAATTAGTG ctTCGAAATGCAGAAAGGGgaatggtttttgtttgcctagCTGATGAATTTGGTAAGCTGCACCCACACCGTCTTTCCAAAGAAgctggaaaaaaattgaaaaattttcaTTGCATTTATATGAAAAAAGATCAACCAGAAAG GCTAGAGTTCAGAATTGAGGTGCAACGAGGTAAAGATATGGCTACGCGAAGAGTAGACTGTGAGTATCTGTCACAGTTATTCACAAAAAACGACGTGGAGTTAACTTTACAAATTCTTAATAATAAGATCACATCTTGTATTGAATCCGATAAGGAGAGGCTAAAAG aatttgtgttaaaaaataagaCTGAAAATCTCACCAAATGTTGCAGACTGTGTGTAATTTTGGTGTTACCAGATGCTGATGGTAAATACACCATATGTTGTCCTCCAGTATACAGTGATTACATATGGAACGACA ATGCGTGGAAGAAAAACTCCACTAGCAGGATAACTCAGCAAACTGATACTCAAG ATTATTATGGAGAGGAACAACAATCTCAACGGGTAGCCGGGTTGTCGCCTGAAGCTGAAGAAACTTTGATGGTAGCATCAGTAGAAGAAACGTCAGACATGCAAG ATCAAGATTTGAAGGGTATTCAGTATGTTTTGCCAAAGTTACAACAGGACGAGATGCATAACATTGCCACCCCTGTAAACCATAAAGACATACCTGTTCCCGAGCTTGCCAATGAAAATGTTACTCAAAAACTGGTAAATGACACCAATAACAATCAGCTACCGGATGAATTACTTATTGGTGCGTCAATAATGATATATGATTATTCAAATACGCTTTTTCATCTGACACATGATCCCGTATCGCTGTACCCAACGCAAAAAGATTGTGAGTCGTGGGTAGCTGGATTGTCGCCTGAAGAAAAGGAGGCGGTGATTGCACATCCAATAGCAGTGATGTCACATATACCAG AATATGGGAAGAAACCGATATCAGTAGTGGATCAACTCGAGAAAGCATTtacaaatataaattatttgtCAATGATGCTTGTAATGTATGGAGTAAGTGATATATCATCACTGTTTCTAACAAATAAAGAGTGTGAGTTATGGGCTGGGTTGTCACCTGGTTCGGAGGAGTCGTTGGAAGTGCCACCAATTGAAGAAACGGCGGACGTGCAAG GTACGAAGTCGGAGTATGCTGTAGTAACAGACGACGTTTTATTTCTATCAACTGAGACTGAGGCGCCGCAGATCCAGCAAGACGTAACAATTGTAGACATTTACTTTCAAGGGAAAGACGGTATTGCACACATTGTTGCACCCTCAGAAAGTCTTCTTCCTAAGAAAGGTTTAAGCCATTACAACGAAAACATTGTTATGATTAATAGAAGCTGGGCAATTCATGAACAGGAAGATTCATCATGTAAATTGCCCATGTTACCGGCACACGTTTCACATGATCAAAAGCATTTGCTGCCTTCTGGTTCAAAAAGAAGGATAGATGCTCCAAGTTCGAGTCCTAGCAAAACAAAGGTTAGGATTCGCGAGAAAAATGACACAGACGAAAGTGTAGAAAAGATGTTCAACGGTTGGGGGGTGGGACTGAATTATTAA